Sequence from the Triplophysa rosa linkage group LG22, Trosa_1v2, whole genome shotgun sequence genome:
AACCCGTCTGTGAGCATCACACCACACCTTACGCTCCACATGCGCTTAACAGAATCTGTTTAACAGAAGCTGTATTATGTGTTGTGTCTCAGgtcatgatgtgtgtgtgcacgtgttaTGTTGCTGAAGATCAGCTGTTCCAGTGGGCTGAGAAGGTCAGACATCAATaacacttcagagagagagagagagagagagatgtgttgGTGTGTAATGATGATATGTGATGTGCAGGTGTTGGGCTGTGTACAGAAGAGAGCTCTGACGGTTACTGTGCTCTCTGACTGCGTCTTGGCCGAATATAAAGCATCAGACTACCTGAGTGGAAACAGCACACCCTTCCTGCGTGCTCTGAAGACGGCCACGTACACAGGTGCTGTCGCGTGTCCTCTGCTGGAGCAGCCCAACATCATCACAGGACTGTCTGCAGCAggtatcacatcacatcacatcacatcacatcacatcacatcacatcacatcacatcacatcacatcacatcacatcacatcacatcacatcacatcacatcactgcAGCGTCAAACGCATGTGACaataatctgtgtgtgtgtgtgtgtggtcagtgCTCAGCCACTGTCAGGTTCATCAGATTCCAGCTGTTGTGTATCAGTGTTACAGTGATGTCACTCACCCAGACTCGGTCACTATGGAAACATATAAAGCAGCTCTCACAGGTCTGAGTGCAGCAGTGAAGGTGAGTGTGTTGCTGATGTCTCTGTGTTTCATTGAACATTGTTTCATCTCTCAACTCAAATGTGTTTCTCTGTTTATTTCAGATGAATCGGTGTCCGACTTCAGAAATTCTGCAGAAGTTCACACGAGTCAGTGAAGTTCAGAGTAACTTATACACATAGATGTTAAAACAGAACTGTGTTTTTTGTAGTTCTTGTGCTTTAGAGACATATTAAACATGACTTGTTTTATGTTTGAGTGGTGAGTTTTTCTTCTGCATGCGTTATTATGTTTGGACACATGATGGAGCCAAACACCAGATGTCACAGGTCCAGAGGCGTGATGGAGCTGCTCTTACTGGTTATAGTTTTAAGAGTTAGTGGGTTTATGTATTGACAGTTCGGTTTGGTTCAAATATTTTccaatgtttaaaaatacagaCGTGTGTTTTATGATTGTTGAAATGTTGCACCGACAGATGGAGGGTTTGGGTTCTTTTCTCATCTCATCTGTCCATGATCAATGAAACGCAGAACATTCAGTGAGATATTTCACAATGACGGCGAGTGAGAATCTCACAGCGTCTGTGTCAGAGATCTCAGATCACCTCCCACAGGCCTGATGCTTCAGATGAAGACACTCACTCGCTTCAAAGAGAAGACCACAAGTCAAGCATGAACTCTTTTCTGCTTTTCATAAGTTTGTCACCCTAAACGCACTGTGGGTAACTATGAAGTCTGTTTGATATTGTGTCTGATTGATGAGTGAGTGTTTCGTGTCATAACTCTGACACTTTCAGTCGGTTTTTAAAAGACATGGCTCGGCTCTTCTCaacacagaaaatgtttcaAAGTTGATGAAACGTTTGGACACTATAAAGAGCACTCGGTAGGGGAAAACCAGTGTTTATTCTCCCATCATGCAAAGCATGCTTGTTCTCACTgcagatctgtgtgtgtgtgtgtgtgtgtgtgtgtgtgtgtgtgtgtgtgtgtgtgtgtgtgtttaacattaaaggggtgctgcaacggtgtgtcatgcattctgacttctttacaatgttctCATGCTTAAcgtggtcaacttgtcaaaaaacgagttgggcgtatgacgtagtatttctgtgctcgatacactcccccagcgatcggacaggtttcggaaagtttttttcgaacataaaactgtttcgtaacaatttttcttagtcccttattggacaattctcccggaaaagcacgcggcagcaaggagagcaggagaaggagcatgtatgcgcagacgtcactttcacttgtgtgcaggagagagagaagttaagatgtttgtttgttcactgcatttgggtgatgaatgttatataagcGGTGGaaataacgctggatttggagatggtttgaaactgatatatggagccgtcccagcgctaaaagatgccggacatgaaccgcatgcggtgagtgaaactgatgtctgtgttttgttggcaatgggtgcgcacgtgctttagttcagcctacccctccccccgcacgcgccgtatgctttcggaaataatcctacagctgtatctgtcttttataaatgtgatcaaactaaatactcttcgaagacaCGAAGTATGCAacactactctataggtactcgagattaatatgagattggcagaaaccgcgtgtgttagggccgctttaacagATGTGTGATGTGTGTCAGATCTGTACATGTGAGTGCGGGACATGCAGATCTCTGGTGAAGGGGAAGTCACATGTTTCTGTTGCGCTGATGTGCGCGTCAGAGGAAGGTTACACAAGAGCTGCTGAACATCACTTCTGTGTttcatatacacacaaaacacaatgaaTGATACACTAACCCTAACCCACAATCCATTGTGCTTGACCTGACCTTTCATTCCTGTGTGACAAATCAACCTGAAGAATTGACACATCTTCTGTTGTTTTGCACTAAAAATCTGCAAATGAATGCACTGAATAACTGGAGCTGACTCGCTGAATTCAACACGGAACATAGAGTAGCCTATAGAGTATAAAGCGTGACACTGACAGAGCACTAACTGCAGTGTGCAGTGTAGACTAGACACGCACACGTTCATGTCATTATAGTGTGTGGTTTTTGTCTCGTTTTAACATGTTTTCTGGATGTTGGAACAACATTCCTGTCTAACA
This genomic interval carries:
- the psmg1 gene encoding proteasome assembly chaperone 1 produces the protein MATFFGEVLSVYSRAVEEDDDDDLTQNEEDEQIRREIEEKRSVRVQWMSQTDTRSVSCSHLIIAVGLNATGFTSAYVLSCGGWSAVGWVSLWNERSHSSSRTDSAPVPGQPACVLYQQEHNPSVMMCVCTCYVAEDQLFQWAEKVLGCVQKRALTVTVLSDCVLAEYKASDYLSGNSTPFLRALKTATYTGAVACPLLEQPNIITGLSAAVLSHCQVHQIPAVVYQCYSDVTHPDSVTMETYKAALTGLSAAVKMNRCPTSEILQKFTRVSEVQSNLYT